The following coding sequences lie in one Candidatus Nezhaarchaeota archaeon genomic window:
- a CDS encoding radical SAM protein — protein MPSLLRIPDDVDVPLLGCIAFGVLDRGTNLLQVRPTTLCPLSCVFCSVDAGPLTRHRQAEFMVRADYLLEELRKVAALKGGGLEAHVDTVGDPLTHPEIVDIVQGMADIPEVEVISIQTHGALLTEHLAEELAEAGLSRINLSIDALNPELARRLAGTPNYDVEKVLKVAEYITRSTTIDLLISPVWVPGVNDGELAKIVREALRIGAGKRWPPLGIQKMEVHKYGRRPKGVKPMSWYNFYRALRMMEEELGVKLILRPEDFDIHKRARIPLPFRRFERVKVDVVSAGWLKGEVIGVAKGRAVTLVGCSINYVGRRVRAIVISTKDGVVIARSLD, from the coding sequence ATGCCTAGCTTACTAAGAATACCAGATGACGTCGACGTGCCCCTCCTCGGCTGCATAGCCTTCGGCGTCCTAGATCGAGGCACAAACTTACTTCAAGTGAGACCTACTACGCTCTGTCCGCTTTCGTGCGTCTTTTGCTCAGTCGACGCAGGGCCTTTAACTAGACATAGGCAGGCGGAGTTCATGGTCAGAGCAGATTATCTCTTAGAAGAGCTTAGGAAAGTAGCTGCGCTTAAGGGTGGGGGTCTAGAGGCTCACGTAGACACCGTAGGAGATCCTCTGACTCATCCAGAGATAGTTGACATAGTTCAGGGGATGGCAGATATTCCTGAAGTAGAGGTAATTTCCATCCAGACCCACGGGGCATTGTTGACTGAGCACTTAGCAGAGGAACTTGCCGAAGCCGGGTTGTCGAGGATAAACCTATCCATAGACGCTCTCAACCCTGAGCTTGCTCGAAGACTAGCTGGCACGCCGAACTATGACGTAGAGAAGGTCTTAAAGGTGGCTGAATATATAACTAGATCTACCACCATCGACCTCCTGATCTCACCTGTGTGGGTTCCAGGGGTCAATGATGGAGAGCTAGCTAAGATAGTTAGGGAGGCTTTAAGGATAGGCGCAGGCAAAAGGTGGCCTCCGCTAGGTATTCAGAAAATGGAGGTCCATAAGTATGGGAGGAGGCCGAAGGGAGTCAAGCCAATGTCGTGGTATAACTTTTACAGGGCGCTAAGGATGATGGAAGAGGAGCTCGGAGTGAAGCTAATACTCCGCCCGGAGGACTTTGACATTCATAAAAGAGCTAGGATACCCTTGCCTTTTAGGAGGTTCGAGCGAGTTAAAGTAGACGTAGTTAGTGCTGGCTGGTTGAAGGGGGAGGTCATAGGGGTGGCTAAAGGTAGAGCTGTGACATTAGTTGGTTGTTCGATTAATTACGTTGGCAGGAGGGTGAGGGCCATAGTGATAAGCACTAAGGACGGGGTAGTGATAGCGAGGAGTTTAGATTGA
- a CDS encoding TIGR00269 family protein, translating to MQASCSICKTGAIYKSPYSGLAFCAKCFKKNVEDRVRSTINRYKLFTPNDKVLAAVSGGKDSTILLRVLVKVESRWGVEVMALTIDEGIGGYRAEGIERAKRLAEGLCVPHYVATFKEEYGYALEEAYSMASRRGSRLHACTLCGVLRRRLINLKAKELGATKVATGHNLDDEAQTALINILRGNIARLARLGVKPMRQWEGFVPRVKPLRYVPEKEIALYAYLSEVGLYEEECKFIEGSMRHEVRRMLNKLDNAHPGIKYAIVSAADRLARLIEEKVRGEVKACKYCGEPTGRELCRACEVLEELGVL from the coding sequence ATGCAGGCCTCGTGCTCGATATGCAAGACAGGGGCAATCTACAAGTCTCCGTACTCCGGGCTGGCTTTTTGTGCTAAGTGCTTTAAGAAAAACGTTGAGGATAGGGTAAGAAGCACGATCAATAGGTACAAGCTGTTTACGCCCAACGACAAGGTATTGGCAGCGGTTTCCGGGGGCAAAGATAGCACTATACTATTGCGCGTACTGGTTAAGGTAGAGTCAAGGTGGGGGGTGGAGGTAATGGCGCTTACTATCGATGAGGGGATTGGGGGTTATAGAGCTGAGGGGATTGAACGTGCTAAGAGGTTAGCTGAGGGGCTCTGCGTGCCGCACTACGTGGCGACGTTCAAGGAGGAGTACGGCTATGCTCTTGAGGAAGCCTACTCAATGGCCTCGAGGAGGGGATCCAGGCTTCACGCTTGCACGCTCTGTGGAGTGCTTAGGAGGAGGCTAATTAATCTGAAGGCGAAAGAGCTAGGAGCTACCAAAGTTGCCACTGGGCATAACCTCGACGACGAAGCGCAGACAGCCCTCATAAACATTTTGAGAGGCAATATTGCCAGATTGGCAAGGCTCGGGGTCAAGCCGATGAGGCAGTGGGAGGGCTTCGTGCCTAGGGTTAAGCCACTTAGATATGTACCTGAGAAGGAAATAGCGCTATACGCGTATCTATCTGAGGTGGGGCTGTATGAAGAGGAGTGTAAGTTTATTGAGGGGTCAATGAGACATGAGGTTAGGCGGATGCTAAATAAGCTAGATAATGCGCACCCGGGCATTAAGTACGCTATCGTCAGCGCAGCCGATCGCCTAGCCCGCTTAATCGAGGAGAAGGTTAGAGGAGAAGTTAAGGCCTGTAAGTACTGTGGAGAGCCCACGGGCAGGGAGTTATGCAGAGCCTGCGAGGTTCTCGAGGAGCTAGGGGTGCTTTAG
- a CDS encoding site-2 protease family protein translates to MPLGEVVIFLALFLISWLLLSLAFSIVKVKGIDLKPFLLIIRVSSQKIDRVLSKLTSRGVKVWSILLDAGVALGFGLMAFSLYFLVTNLFKRFTSPEGFVAIVPPIPGLALPLVHVPYFLIALSIAIIAHELAHAAASKLLGVKIKSFGAALLAVILAAFVELDEETLGKTEPSGRLKIFAAGSFANLALFVVLLAAFVALFQPGGAFVYYVEESTPAFEAGIVKSCVIKRLNSTYILNSLDLNEFMRRSGPGQIVAVGLVSPEGSWREVVLRTTSHPNDPSRGFLGILPLDFYELRLLNLPPSILIHIHTFYAWLQAILFSLAVFNMLPMAAVDGGKMMYTVIEEVAKSSRLAKRLLILLTAISLCLVALNVTVTLAPLP, encoded by the coding sequence TTGCCTCTAGGGGAAGTAGTAATCTTCCTAGCTCTCTTCCTTATCTCTTGGCTACTTCTATCTCTAGCCTTCAGCATCGTTAAAGTTAAGGGGATAGATCTTAAACCTTTCCTCTTGATCATTAGGGTTAGCTCTCAGAAAATTGACAGGGTCCTATCGAAACTCACATCTCGAGGTGTTAAGGTATGGTCTATACTTCTTGACGCAGGCGTTGCCTTAGGCTTCGGCCTGATGGCATTCTCCCTTTACTTCTTAGTCACTAACTTGTTCAAGCGCTTTACATCGCCTGAGGGGTTCGTGGCCATTGTCCCACCTATTCCAGGCCTTGCCTTGCCGCTAGTCCATGTCCCCTACTTCCTCATAGCCCTCTCCATAGCTATCATAGCGCACGAGCTGGCTCACGCAGCTGCCTCTAAATTACTAGGGGTGAAGATTAAGAGCTTTGGGGCTGCTCTCCTCGCCGTTATCTTAGCAGCCTTCGTAGAGCTAGATGAAGAGACCCTGGGGAAAACTGAGCCAAGCGGAAGGCTGAAGATTTTCGCGGCTGGCTCATTTGCTAACTTGGCCCTCTTCGTAGTGCTACTCGCAGCTTTTGTAGCTCTCTTTCAGCCTGGAGGGGCGTTTGTGTACTACGTTGAGGAGTCAACCCCGGCCTTTGAAGCAGGTATAGTTAAGAGCTGTGTAATTAAGCGGCTAAACAGTACATACATCTTGAACAGCCTAGATCTTAACGAGTTCATGAGGCGCAGCGGCCCAGGTCAAATAGTAGCCGTGGGGCTTGTAAGTCCAGAAGGCTCTTGGAGAGAAGTAGTTCTAAGGACAACTAGCCACCCAAACGACCCTTCTAGGGGCTTTCTAGGAATACTCCCCCTAGATTTCTACGAGCTAAGGCTACTTAACCTTCCCCCCAGCATCCTAATTCACATCCATACCTTCTACGCATGGCTTCAAGCCATCTTGTTTAGCTTAGCAGTGTTTAACATGCTTCCCATGGCAGCAGTCGACGGAGGGAAGATGATGTACACTGTGATTGAAGAAGTCGCTAAGAGCAGCCGCTTAGCTAAGAGGCTCTTGATCCTACTTACAGCAATCTCGCTCTGTCTCGTAGCTCTCAACGTAACTGTCACCTTAGCCCCGTTGCCTTAG
- a CDS encoding radical SAM protein, whose product MKLVVFVTGLCHRRCFYCPLSRDRRWKDVRYVNERPITSDMDVLKEAEDMDAGGAGFTGGDPLLRPERTLHYLKLLKENFRNFHIHLYTAPGRHLNNNILKGLAKAELDELRLHPDLSNIHLVTESVKEAKREGLTVGVEVPALPGEAEYLKTLAITVEEAGADFIIVNELEMNDENAFQLRTRGLRLKQGSLSAVEGSEEVALDLLLFIESELSLSAHYCPAMVKDSHQYKGRLRRMALKKARPYEEVTGDGLLRKGVIVGDVDRLCKLAGWIMSQLGVPDYMLFLNKERGELELAVTVMREAKQRGTLRKLKAYIVEEYPTFNRKRALQDPI is encoded by the coding sequence ATGAAGCTTGTGGTATTTGTTACCGGTCTATGCCATCGCAGATGCTTCTACTGCCCTCTATCGAGAGATAGAAGGTGGAAAGATGTACGCTATGTAAACGAGCGGCCGATAACAAGCGACATGGACGTGTTAAAGGAAGCTGAGGACATGGATGCTGGAGGTGCTGGCTTTACTGGCGGAGACCCCCTCTTAAGGCCAGAGAGAACTCTGCACTACCTTAAGCTGCTTAAAGAGAACTTCAGAAACTTCCACATCCACTTATATACTGCCCCTGGACGTCACCTTAATAACAATATTCTGAAGGGCTTAGCTAAGGCTGAGCTAGATGAGCTGAGGCTTCACCCAGACCTCAGTAACATACACCTGGTCACCGAGTCCGTCAAAGAGGCTAAGCGTGAGGGATTAACAGTTGGCGTAGAGGTACCAGCACTACCAGGTGAAGCTGAGTACTTAAAGACGCTCGCTATAACTGTAGAAGAGGCTGGAGCTGATTTCATCATTGTGAATGAGCTTGAGATGAACGATGAGAATGCCTTCCAATTAAGGACTAGGGGGCTTAGGCTCAAGCAAGGCTCTTTATCAGCAGTAGAGGGAAGCGAGGAAGTAGCGCTAGACTTGCTTTTATTCATAGAGAGCGAGCTATCTTTAAGCGCACATTATTGTCCAGCCATGGTCAAGGACTCGCACCAGTACAAAGGTAGGCTTAGAAGAATGGCGCTCAAGAAGGCCAGGCCGTATGAAGAGGTCACGGGAGACGGGTTATTGAGAAAGGGAGTAATCGTCGGGGACGTTGATAGACTATGTAAGCTAGCTGGATGGATTATGTCTCAGTTAGGCGTCCCCGACTACATGCTTTTTTTAAATAAAGAGAGGGGTGAACTTGAACTGGCAGTAACTGTAATGAGGGAGGCTAAACAACGCGGTACTCTAAGGAAGCTTAAAGCTTACATTGTTGAGGAGTATCCAACCTTTAATAGGAAGAGGGCTCTGCAAGACCCTATTTAA
- a CDS encoding ribonuclease H-like domain-containing protein produces MELKFWLLDPSYTVVKEGPEVRLWGVAEDGRRVLVKDRGFRPYFYVLPKKGSDMGLVKSLILALSSSDAPILNVEPVQRRYLGSPVNVLKVTCLQPQSIPVYREKVKRIAQVEDVLEADVRFYIRYIIDNQVEPCGWHVVEVKEGEKRGLKVDAVYEALSPPRPLPPAPPPDLKILAFDIECYSETGTPKPQKDPVIIISIATGEGDREQFVASNSDDRGVLSDFISFIEEEDPDVIVGYNSNSYDWPYLVARAKKLGVKLNISREGTEPQPSVYGHYSVVGRAAVDLYNYAEELTEVKVKTLENVADYLKVIPKDARTIIEYTEIPKYWRNEALRRRLLKYAMEDAESTLGVAERVLPFLYQLSSLTGLPLDQVAAASVGFRVESHLMRHAFLEGELFPNRAEHPYSPYKGAIVLKPRPGIHENIAVIDFSAMYPHIMIKYNIGFDTYIPPGEASEEEFFEAPEVKHRFRKKPPSLYRKMLERLLEARAKIKEEIKDLDPSDPSYVILDNRQQAMKVLANASYGYLGWVGARFYMKPCAEATAAYGRQVILRANKIARYHGLDVIYSDTDSLFVKYVKGKVEEFIKHVEEEVGIELKIDKIYTVLFFTEAAKKYAGLLSDGKVDVVGFEAVRGDWCSLAQEVQTKVLELILRERSIQGAIRYVQEVVGMLRRREVPLKELIIWKSLTKSFEEYEVEAAHVAAAKRLMEAGFSLEVGDKVGFVIVKGASEKLADRAVPYVLVKPEEVDYEYYVTKQVIPSALRILKYFNVKEEELLIGRKQLSLFDFTS; encoded by the coding sequence ATGGAGCTTAAGTTCTGGCTCCTCGACCCTTCGTATACGGTAGTTAAAGAGGGGCCTGAGGTAAGGCTTTGGGGGGTAGCTGAGGACGGAAGGAGGGTTTTGGTTAAAGATAGAGGGTTTAGGCCCTACTTCTACGTCCTCCCTAAGAAAGGATCAGACATGGGGCTAGTTAAAAGCTTAATCTTAGCTTTATCTAGCTCAGACGCGCCCATACTTAATGTTGAGCCGGTGCAGCGAAGGTACTTAGGCAGCCCTGTCAACGTGTTAAAAGTTACTTGCCTACAGCCTCAAAGTATCCCAGTTTACCGTGAGAAAGTGAAAAGAATCGCTCAGGTCGAAGACGTACTTGAAGCTGACGTTAGATTCTACATTAGGTACATAATAGATAATCAAGTAGAGCCCTGTGGTTGGCATGTAGTTGAAGTAAAGGAGGGGGAGAAGAGAGGATTAAAGGTGGATGCAGTTTACGAAGCCCTTTCACCTCCCCGTCCCCTTCCACCGGCTCCTCCACCTGATCTTAAGATACTTGCCTTTGACATTGAGTGTTATAGCGAAACTGGCACCCCGAAGCCTCAAAAAGACCCCGTGATCATAATCTCCATAGCCACTGGGGAGGGGGATCGTGAACAGTTTGTAGCCTCTAATTCAGACGATAGGGGGGTATTAAGCGACTTTATCTCCTTTATAGAGGAGGAGGACCCGGATGTAATAGTTGGTTACAACAGCAACTCCTACGACTGGCCCTACTTAGTTGCTAGGGCTAAGAAGCTCGGAGTGAAGTTAAACATAAGCAGAGAAGGTACAGAGCCTCAGCCGAGTGTCTACGGACACTACTCCGTTGTGGGGAGAGCGGCCGTTGACCTATATAACTATGCTGAGGAGCTTACAGAGGTGAAAGTTAAGACGCTAGAAAACGTGGCTGACTATCTAAAAGTGATACCCAAGGACGCTAGAACGATCATCGAGTACACGGAGATCCCCAAGTACTGGAGGAATGAGGCCTTAAGAAGAAGGCTCCTTAAGTATGCAATGGAGGACGCCGAGTCCACTTTAGGAGTTGCCGAGAGAGTCTTGCCATTTCTTTACCAACTATCAAGCCTAACAGGTCTCCCACTAGATCAAGTCGCAGCAGCATCAGTAGGCTTCAGGGTAGAGTCCCACTTAATGCGCCACGCGTTTCTTGAAGGAGAGCTCTTCCCAAACCGCGCTGAGCATCCATACTCACCATACAAAGGGGCCATAGTACTGAAGCCGAGACCTGGAATTCATGAGAACATAGCAGTCATAGACTTCTCAGCTATGTACCCACACATTATGATTAAGTATAACATAGGCTTTGATACGTACATCCCTCCGGGCGAGGCTTCTGAGGAGGAGTTTTTTGAGGCCCCTGAGGTTAAGCATAGGTTTAGGAAAAAGCCTCCTAGCCTTTATAGGAAAATGCTAGAGAGGCTCCTTGAAGCTCGAGCTAAGATAAAGGAAGAAATAAAGGACTTAGATCCCTCTGATCCTAGCTATGTAATTTTAGACAATAGGCAACAGGCAATGAAGGTGCTGGCTAACGCCTCCTATGGATATTTAGGATGGGTTGGAGCGAGGTTCTACATGAAGCCGTGCGCTGAAGCCACGGCCGCCTATGGTAGGCAAGTAATCCTTAGAGCGAACAAGATCGCTAGGTACCATGGGCTAGACGTAATATATTCAGACACAGATAGCCTCTTTGTGAAATACGTGAAGGGGAAAGTGGAGGAGTTCATAAAGCATGTGGAGGAGGAGGTGGGCATAGAGCTTAAGATAGACAAAATCTACACAGTGCTCTTCTTTACTGAGGCGGCTAAGAAGTACGCTGGGCTCCTCAGCGATGGTAAAGTAGATGTAGTGGGCTTTGAAGCAGTCAGAGGGGATTGGTGTAGCTTAGCACAGGAAGTCCAGACAAAAGTGCTGGAGCTTATATTGAGGGAAAGGAGTATTCAAGGAGCCATAAGGTACGTCCAAGAAGTAGTGGGAATGCTTAGAAGGAGAGAGGTGCCTTTAAAGGAGCTAATTATATGGAAGAGCCTCACTAAGAGCTTTGAAGAATATGAAGTAGAGGCAGCTCACGTAGCCGCAGCTAAGAGGCTAATGGAGGCAGGCTTTAGCTTAGAAGTCGGAGACAAGGTAGGGTTCGTTATCGTTAAGGGGGCGTCGGAGAAGCTAGCCGATAGAGCCGTGCCATATGTACTAGTTAAACCAGAGGAGGTAGATTATGAATACTATGTGACTAAACAGGTAATTCCTTCAGCGCTCAGAATACTCAAGTACTTCAACGTCAAGGAAGAAGAGCTTCTAATTGGGCGGAAACAACTTTCTCTCTTTGACTTTACTTCATAA
- the rimI gene encoding ribosomal protein S18-alanine N-acetyltransferase, translated as MSRLHVRQARLSDLDAISKIEELCFKEPYPKSLLLTLLVLHPDSFFIAEINGEVVGYAVGALMRRVGHIVSIAVHPLHRRKGVGKMLMEALEEALADKRARYFKLEVREDNDEARSFYEKLEYELVGKVRRYYSDGCDALVYCKRVKRRRL; from the coding sequence TTGAGTAGGCTACATGTTCGGCAAGCCAGGCTTAGCGATCTAGATGCTATCTCTAAGATTGAAGAGCTCTGCTTCAAAGAGCCTTACCCCAAGTCGCTGCTGCTTACATTACTAGTACTTCACCCAGATAGCTTCTTTATTGCTGAGATCAATGGGGAAGTAGTAGGGTATGCCGTAGGGGCCCTGATGAGAAGAGTGGGACATATAGTGTCGATAGCAGTTCATCCTCTCCACAGAAGGAAGGGCGTGGGGAAGATGTTAATGGAGGCCCTAGAAGAGGCCCTTGCAGATAAGCGCGCAAGGTACTTCAAGCTAGAAGTAAGGGAAGATAACGATGAAGCAAGGAGCTTCTATGAGAAGTTGGAGTATGAGTTAGTTGGCAAGGTGCGCCGCTACTATAGTGATGGTTGCGATGCCCTTGTATACTGTAAGAGGGTGAAGAGGAGAAGGCTTTAG
- a CDS encoding nucleotidyltransferase domain-containing protein: MPAAKPILRGDAVEVVYEPWRWSLLEELRSKAAKVMKILEEGGMEVIVHGSVARGDVSPRSDVDVVIPYPVQSFKVEVVLTSHGLTPVEKIMTMATPTHAIKAHIYLDEKTCVTFPLVELTKLEREFYRFGGEVGLRGLASEARVAGVDKRLMLISPTRRGHVESPVIGREEEVARILGVSVDIVKERVQVLTKRDEVGRTGIYLKRRLAADECFEEVLAKLRDVDPAVRRLLVSRSSLV, encoded by the coding sequence ATGCCAGCGGCTAAGCCAATCCTTAGGGGAGATGCCGTTGAAGTGGTGTATGAGCCTTGGCGCTGGAGTCTACTCGAGGAGCTTAGATCTAAAGCTGCTAAGGTGATGAAGATCCTGGAGGAGGGGGGTATGGAGGTCATTGTGCATGGTAGCGTAGCCAGAGGCGACGTATCCCCTAGGAGCGATGTGGATGTAGTGATCCCATACCCAGTCCAGTCGTTTAAAGTAGAGGTTGTCTTAACCTCCCACGGTCTCACTCCAGTTGAAAAGATAATGACCATGGCTACGCCTACTCACGCTATCAAGGCACACATATACTTAGACGAGAAGACCTGCGTCACCTTCCCCCTGGTGGAGTTGACGAAGCTAGAGCGTGAGTTCTATCGTTTCGGGGGCGAGGTGGGGTTGAGAGGCCTTGCGAGCGAGGCAAGAGTGGCTGGGGTAGACAAGAGGCTAATGTTAATAAGCCCGACCAGGCGGGGACATGTAGAGAGCCCAGTTATAGGTAGGGAGGAGGAGGTAGCCAGGATTCTTGGAGTAAGTGTAGATATTGTTAAGGAAAGGGTCCAGGTTCTAACTAAGAGAGATGAAGTAGGGAGGACGGGGATCTACTTAAAGAGAAGACTGGCCGCTGACGAGTGCTTTGAAGAGGTCTTAGCCAAACTAAGGGATGTAGACCCTGCGGTTAGAAGGCTCTTGGTCTCTAGAAGTAGCTTAGTTTAA
- a CDS encoding DHH family phosphoesterase, which translates to MSSQAEGPFFLAKLSLFKEELKKAASKLLDERFNWVKLVFHDDADGVTSAAIIYASLKKVGISPSLLCLEKAFPEALSLIHRDEGGLIVYADIGSAHADLIARLNEDRNLTVILDHHDAQPSLSPRVINLNPELHEVSGEIYASGASVCYAFAKALGLAEPFMSALAVIGSAEVPGRPLGLNEEALKDALHTGQVEASLSGEEAKVFVSLGGRREARERWSTKLTTLSSVGYYVGGPGVAVDLCLGKVGDVQDFINKLEEQRKSASQLLLSKIKMEGLKKGRAVQWLHAEDVFKGMGTKVIGTFLSFLSFQRHLIDRSKYLVGFMNVEPEIPGLGRLSRSYVKVSARSPDVLTGLIKQGAKPPLSKLLSDASKKVHGFADGHSTAASGIIPKGSEGQLIRHMDLLAAREETPGSLLHYLNL; encoded by the coding sequence ATGAGTAGTCAAGCCGAAGGCCCCTTTTTCCTCGCTAAACTCTCCCTCTTTAAAGAAGAGCTCAAAAAGGCGGCTAGTAAGCTCTTAGATGAGAGGTTTAATTGGGTTAAGCTGGTCTTCCACGACGACGCTGACGGAGTCACATCGGCCGCTATAATCTATGCCTCCCTTAAGAAGGTGGGTATTAGTCCATCCCTCTTGTGTTTAGAAAAAGCTTTTCCAGAGGCTCTTTCCCTAATCCATAGGGACGAAGGAGGCTTAATAGTCTACGCAGATATTGGCTCAGCCCATGCTGACTTAATAGCCAGGCTTAACGAAGATCGCAACTTAACAGTAATCCTTGACCACCATGACGCTCAACCTTCACTAAGTCCGCGCGTAATTAACTTAAACCCTGAGCTACACGAAGTGAGCGGCGAGATATATGCTTCAGGAGCATCGGTGTGCTATGCTTTCGCTAAGGCTTTAGGCCTCGCCGAGCCTTTTATGTCAGCCTTAGCTGTCATAGGCTCAGCTGAAGTACCTGGCAGACCTTTAGGACTTAATGAAGAAGCCCTTAAAGACGCCCTACACACAGGACAGGTAGAGGCTTCCCTCAGCGGTGAAGAAGCCAAGGTATTTGTTAGCCTAGGAGGAAGGAGGGAGGCGAGGGAGAGGTGGTCAACTAAGCTTACTACGCTAAGCTCTGTTGGTTACTATGTAGGTGGCCCGGGTGTAGCAGTAGACCTATGCCTAGGTAAGGTGGGCGACGTGCAGGACTTCATTAATAAGCTTGAAGAGCAAAGGAAGTCGGCAAGCCAATTACTGCTCTCGAAGATAAAGATGGAAGGCTTGAAGAAGGGAAGGGCTGTTCAGTGGCTTCACGCTGAAGACGTCTTTAAGGGAATGGGGACTAAGGTAATAGGCACCTTTCTATCTTTCCTATCCTTTCAGCGCCACCTTATCGATAGAAGTAAGTACCTCGTCGGCTTCATGAACGTCGAGCCGGAGATTCCAGGCTTGGGAAGGCTGAGCAGGAGTTACGTGAAGGTATCGGCTAGATCTCCTGACGTATTGACCGGGCTAATAAAGCAAGGAGCTAAGCCCCCTCTGTCTAAGCTGTTGTCTGACGCTTCGAAAAAAGTTCACGGCTTTGCAGATGGTCATAGTACAGCTGCGAGCGGTATTATACCTAAAGGCTCTGAAGGCCAACTCATTAGGCACATGGACTTACTCGCAGCTCGAGAAGAAACCCCAGGAAGCCTTCTCCACTACTTAAACTTATGA